The Schistocerca gregaria isolate iqSchGreg1 unplaced genomic scaffold, iqSchGreg1.2 ptg000963l, whole genome shotgun sequence sequence ATAGTGCTGCCGACCGGCTTTTGGCCCCTCGTCTTTGCCGCGACGCGCGAGCCCGAGCTCCTGTGCATGCGCTGCGCGAACTACCCACGGACAGGTGGTCATCGCACGACGTGCGCGACTCATGGGGCGAGAGCTCGAACAAGAAATACGCTCACTGGACTTTTTTGAGAAAGCAGAACAggggtaataaaaaaaaaaaaaaatgtaccgaACACCTATCAAAGTGGTTTGTTTCTCTGGCAAGGGAGAGCCTCCTGTCGGTTTCGAAAGGCGTACGGGGGCCCGTCTTTTTGAGAAGAGAGGAAATCAAGCATGGGTAAAAACAACAAGCAGGGTTCCGAGTTGGGAAGGGTCTTTATCCGAAGGCTGAAAGACAGAGGCAGCAAACAGAAGAGGAGGCCGGGCACCGACACGTATGTTCAAGAATGGGCAGATCCGTCTCAAGATAGTGAGACGTTGGATTCTGTGTTAGATCAGAGCGACTTGAACGTTATAGCTCAGAGAGCGACGATGGCTCAAACGCGTTTTACAGCTGAAAAACAGAATATGACGATTGTTCAGACGAACTTGTCGATTGTTCCGGAGGCGCCCGATCCAGAGGTGGTAGCTGAGCAACGCAAGCATTGGAATGACCTCGTGATTCCTCGTCGGTACGTGTTGGGAGGGGCGGCTTGCTCAAAGTGAGGGAAATGTTGACACGGAGTTCGGGGTTTTTTTTTTCGAATTGAGAGCGCAGTCCCGTTTGGGTTTCCGGGACGGATCCGGAGAAGTTTTTCAGAGCTGAGAGAGAGGCCTATTTATCGTGGCGCCGAAGACTTGCTGAGTACGTTTCGATGCTGATGCGCGCGGTTGTTTGAGAGTTTGCACGCGAACGAGTACTTACAAGGGAAGCGAAGGTTAGAGAGCAACGAGAAATTGCTTTTGACGCCGTTCGAGAAGAATTTGgaggtttggaagcagttgtgGTATGTGATTGAACGCTCAGACGTGGTGATGCAGATATTGGACGCGAGGGATCCGCTGCTGTTTCGTTCGGTCGACTTAGAAAGATACGTTGATGAGTTTTCAGAGCGTAAGGTAAACGTGTTGGTGTTGAACAAAGCAGACTTGTTGTCGAAGGAGCAACGGAGGGCGTGGACAAGGTATTTTGACCAAGTCGGACTCCACGCGTTTTTTTTCTCGGCGTTGTTGGAGCAAGAGAAATTGGAGGGTAGTCGAAGCGAACCAAGGGAAGAAGGGCTTCGCAGGTCTGAAGAGAGGGAGAAGGATTCGAATGAAGAGGAGCTTTCAAATGTTGACGAAAGTCGCCTCGCGTTAGTCGATGACGTTAAGAAGCCATCTGAGGACAGTTGTGACACTCTCGAGGCCAACGACAGTCGAGTTCTTAATCGAGAAGAACTGATTGGCGAGGTCCTAAAACTGGCGCGCCGAGTGCTAGGCCATCGAGATTGCATCACGATCGGGATGGTTGGGTATCCCAATGTCGGCAAAAGTACGACAGTGAATGCGCTTTACGAGAAGAAGAAAGTGTGTATTTCAGAGACACCGGGAAAGACTAAGCGTTTTCAAACGTTGCAACTGACCCCAAACGTCATATTGTGTGATTGTCCGGGCTTGGTTTTTCCTACGTTTATGTCGACCAGAGCAGAGATGTTGTGTTCCGGACTGCTGCGAATAGCCGAGATGCGCGAATGCCTCGCACCCATCTCTGTGCTGACAAGGTGCATACCTCGAAAGGAGTTGGAATACGTCTATAAGCTTCGCCTGCGCAGGGCTAGCGGGACGTCGCACCCGGACGCGTCCGCCGGATCTTGTACCAGCTCGATAGATTGCGCCGATCCGAAACAATTTTTGGATGTCTACTGCAACCAACGGAAGTTCTATTTGACGTCTAAGAAGCCAGACCAGTTCAGAGCGGCGAAACAGATACTGAAAGACTTGGTAAACGGAAGGCTTCTCTTCTGTCGCGCTCCACCGAATCTAGACCAATGCGTGTACAGTCGATGGACCAAATACCAAAACCCGGACTTACGACGTCCAACAATACCAGGAGACCAGGAATCGCCGGATTCGGCACCGGCCGACGAAACGCTAGAAGGCGAAGCGTCTAGCGAGTCAGACAGTGACGATAGCGTGGAGGAGGCGGAGCTGGACGACCAAGAAATCGAGTGCCTGACTTCGAGTTCTATTCGCTCAACCGCTCAGTCCAAGGCAGCGCAGACCAGATACAAACACGTACGTGTTGACAAACGTCGAGAAAAGAGACGCTGCAAGAAACACTTGCTTC is a genomic window containing:
- the LOC126326077 gene encoding large subunit GTPase 1 homolog; its protein translation is MGKNNKQGSELGRVFIRRLKDRGSKQKRRPGTDTYVQEWADPSQDSETLDSVLDQSDLNVIAQRATMAQTRFTAEKQNMTIVQTNLSIVPEAPDPEVVAEQRKHWNDLVIPRRPVWVSGTDPEKFFRAEREAYLSWRRRLAELESNEKLLLTPFEKNLEVWKQLWYVIERSDVVMQILDARDPLLFRSVDLERYVDEFSERKVNVLVLNKADLLSKEQRRAWTRYFDQVGLHAFFFSALLEQEKLEGSRSEPREEGLRRSEEREKDSNEEELSNVDESRLALVDDVKKPSEDSCDTLEANDSRVLNREELIGEVLKLARRVLGHRDCITIGMVGYPNVGKSTTVNALYEKKKVCISETPGKTKRFQTLQLTPNVILCDCPGLVFPTFMSTRAEMLCSGLLRIAEMRECLAPISVLTRCIPRKELEYVYKLRLRRASGTSHPDASAGSCTSSIDCADPKQFLDVYCNQRKFYLTSKKPDQFRAAKQILKDLVNGRLLFCRAPPNLDQCVYSRWTKYQNPDLRRPTIPGDQESPDSAPADETLEGEASSESDSDDSVEEAELDDQEIECLTSSSIRSTAQSKAAQTRYKHVRVDKRREKRRCKKHLLQKYEEFGVYNGFVPGSKSSLQHLPTTVRL